In one Deinococcus aerolatus genomic region, the following are encoded:
- a CDS encoding TolB-like translocation protein, translated as MRRLLLTAVLAGTSALAATLPSRAVLGGGCCPGTVWTPDSGALLFLDGPPTRPSTGFYEVAATGGPVTRRFSSIAYFSPRLRWAVRPSTGETTVLERLADSRRFMLPTFGADVVWNDAETRLAYTRSDTTGNYDRRATRVFVADAFGPPRQVATLYGGGVSGWVDDNTLLLSGKSAPDNRDRDLFTLNIRSGAKKTLRTALGFRGVSLSPDGTRVLYTISFDSAARNGLWLQSTAGGTPTEMGDYGAYRWRDAGRFLLIPLTLDSGAHVLRQYTVSLNRWNTLGDLGDQVRQGDWNISPDGKLLNFLSARDGNVRVLALP; from the coding sequence GTGAGGCGGCTGCTGCTCACGGCTGTTCTCGCGGGCACATCGGCCCTGGCCGCCACCCTGCCCTCGCGCGCCGTACTGGGCGGCGGTTGCTGCCCCGGCACGGTCTGGACGCCGGATTCGGGGGCGCTGCTGTTTCTGGACGGGCCGCCCACCCGCCCTAGCACCGGCTTTTATGAGGTGGCGGCGACGGGTGGCCCGGTGACGCGCCGCTTTTCCAGCATTGCCTATTTCTCGCCCAGACTGCGCTGGGCCGTGCGCCCCAGTACAGGTGAAACGACAGTGCTGGAGCGGCTGGCCGACAGCCGACGCTTCATGCTGCCCACCTTCGGCGCCGACGTTGTCTGGAACGATGCCGAGACGCGGCTGGCCTACACCCGCAGCGACACCACTGGCAACTATGACCGCCGCGCCACGCGGGTGTTCGTGGCCGACGCCTTCGGCCCGCCGCGCCAGGTGGCCACGCTGTACGGCGGCGGCGTGAGCGGCTGGGTGGACGACAACACGTTGCTGCTTTCGGGCAAGAGTGCGCCGGACAACCGGGACCGGGACCTGTTCACGCTGAACATTCGCAGCGGGGCAAAAAAGACCCTGCGGACGGCGCTGGGCTTCCGGGGCGTCAGCCTCAGCCCGGACGGCACGCGGGTGCTGTACACCATTTCCTTCGACAGCGCCGCCCGCAATGGCCTGTGGCTGCAAAGCACGGCGGGCGGCACGCCAACCGAGATGGGCGATTACGGGGCCTACCGCTGGCGCGACGCGGGACGCTTCCTGCTGATCCCGCTCACGCTGGACAGCGGCGCACATGTGTTGCGGCAGTACACGGTGAGTCTGAACCGCTGGAACACGCTGGGCGATCTGGGTGATCAGGTGCGTCAGGGCGACTGGAACATCAGCCCGGACGGCAAACTGCTGAACTTCCTGAGCGCAAGGGACGGCAATGTGCGGGTGCTGGCCCTGCCATGA
- the leuS gene encoding leucine--tRNA ligase, whose protein sequence is MTQTDEHPIDINESGIREPRAERYNPHAIEQKWQDRWAADGLYRFDENGPGEKFYALTMFPYPSGNLHIGHWYANVAPDARARWMRMRGYNVLFPMGFDAFGLPAENAAIKNNVDPAKWTYSNIESMTGQFQRMGTMIDWSRQFATSDPEYYRWNQWFFTQFFKRGLAYKKGGLVNWCPKDQTVLANEQVVNGACDRCGTPVERRNLNQWYLKITDYADELLDFSETDMPERVRAMQTNWIGKSVGAEIVFDTPAGPETVFTTRPDTIMGATFLVLAPEHPKVAALTTDGQRAEVEAYVAAAGRKTDVERQQDVGEKTGVFTGSFATHPIGGHQVPVWVADYVLVTYGTGSIMAVPAHDERDFAFARKFGLDITEVIRAEGAEPMGADATGSYSGPGVIVNSGEFDGLPGGKASIDTVIERLAAAGVAQAKTTYRLRDWLLARQRYWGTPVPIVYCPEHGAQPVPEDQLPVRLPEFKGFTASGQSPLKLDREWVRTTCPVCGGEAERDTDTMDTFVDSSWYMYRFLSPRDGQHPFDPAKANLLPVDLYTGGIEHAILHLLYSRFWTKVMRDMGLTTQNEPFAWLRNQGMILGEDGEKMSKSRGNVVNPDDLVREYGADTVRTYLMFIAPWEVGGPWDPQGINGPAKWLSRVWTLFFGERTAGPDEAVTPADLRYAVHSTLKKVTGDFDRLSFNTIVAALMELTNTLVRARRSPSYGTPEWDEALDIFNRMLAPVVPHIAEEIWHERGQQGSVHVQSWPATDEAAAVRDTVTIGVQVGGKVRGQVSISKTATQDEALAAARAQPDVARFLEGKAVVKEIYVPGRIINIVVK, encoded by the coding sequence ATGACCCAGACCGACGAACACCCCATCGATATCAACGAATCCGGCATTCGGGAACCCCGCGCTGAGCGCTACAACCCGCACGCCATCGAGCAGAAGTGGCAGGACCGCTGGGCCGCCGACGGCCTGTACCGCTTCGACGAGAACGGCCCCGGCGAGAAGTTCTACGCCCTGACCATGTTCCCGTACCCCAGCGGGAATTTACACATCGGCCACTGGTACGCCAACGTCGCCCCGGATGCCCGCGCCCGCTGGATGCGGATGCGCGGCTACAACGTGCTGTTCCCGATGGGCTTCGACGCCTTCGGCCTGCCCGCCGAGAACGCGGCCATCAAGAACAATGTGGACCCGGCAAAATGGACCTACAGCAACATCGAGTCCATGACGGGGCAGTTTCAGCGCATGGGCACCATGATCGACTGGAGCCGCCAGTTCGCTACCTCTGATCCGGAATATTACCGCTGGAACCAGTGGTTCTTCACCCAATTTTTCAAGCGCGGCCTGGCGTACAAGAAGGGCGGACTGGTGAACTGGTGCCCCAAGGACCAGACCGTGCTGGCCAACGAGCAGGTGGTGAACGGCGCGTGCGACCGCTGCGGCACCCCCGTCGAGCGCCGCAACCTGAACCAGTGGTATCTGAAGATCACCGACTACGCCGACGAACTGCTGGACTTCTCTGAAACCGACATGCCTGAGCGCGTGCGGGCCATGCAGACCAACTGGATCGGCAAGTCGGTGGGCGCGGAGATCGTGTTCGACACCCCCGCCGGGCCGGAAACCGTATTTACCACGCGGCCTGACACCATCATGGGTGCCACCTTCCTGGTGCTGGCCCCCGAACACCCCAAGGTGGCTGCACTGACCACCGATGGGCAGCGGGCCGAGGTGGAGGCCTATGTCGCGGCGGCGGGCCGCAAGACCGACGTAGAGCGCCAGCAGGACGTGGGCGAGAAGACCGGGGTGTTCACCGGTTCTTTCGCCACGCATCCCATCGGCGGGCATCAGGTGCCGGTGTGGGTGGCGGATTATGTGCTGGTCACCTACGGAACCGGGTCCATCATGGCCGTGCCCGCCCACGACGAGCGCGATTTCGCCTTTGCTCGCAAGTTTGGCCTGGACATCACCGAGGTCATCCGCGCCGAGGGGGCCGAGCCGATGGGTGCGGACGCCACCGGGTCCTACAGCGGCCCCGGCGTGATCGTCAACAGCGGCGAATTTGACGGTCTGCCCGGCGGCAAGGCCAGCATTGACACCGTGATCGAGCGGCTGGCGGCGGCGGGCGTGGCACAGGCCAAAACCACCTACCGCCTGCGCGACTGGTTGCTGGCCCGCCAGCGCTACTGGGGCACCCCCGTGCCCATCGTGTACTGCCCGGAACACGGCGCGCAGCCTGTCCCTGAGGACCAGTTGCCCGTCAGGCTGCCTGAATTCAAGGGCTTCACGGCATCCGGCCAGAGTCCGCTGAAACTGGACCGCGAGTGGGTCCGGACCACCTGCCCGGTCTGCGGGGGGGAAGCCGAGCGCGACACCGACACCATGGACACCTTCGTGGACAGCAGCTGGTACATGTACCGCTTCCTGTCGCCGCGTGACGGTCAGCATCCGTTTGACCCGGCCAAGGCCAACCTGCTGCCGGTGGACCTGTATACCGGGGGCATCGAGCACGCCATCCTGCATCTGCTGTACAGCCGCTTCTGGACCAAGGTGATGCGCGACATGGGTCTGACCACCCAGAACGAGCCGTTTGCGTGGCTGCGCAACCAGGGCATGATTCTGGGCGAGGACGGCGAGAAGATGAGCAAATCGCGCGGCAACGTCGTCAACCCCGACGATCTGGTGCGCGAGTACGGTGCGGACACGGTGCGGACCTACCTGATGTTCATCGCGCCGTGGGAGGTGGGCGGCCCCTGGGACCCGCAGGGCATCAACGGCCCGGCCAAGTGGTTGAGTCGCGTGTGGACGCTGTTCTTCGGTGAGCGCACGGCGGGCCCGGACGAGGCCGTGACGCCCGCCGATCTGCGCTACGCGGTTCACAGCACGCTGAAAAAGGTCACCGGCGACTTTGACCGCCTGAGCTTCAACACCATAGTGGCTGCGCTGATGGAACTGACCAACACGCTGGTGCGTGCCCGCCGTTCGCCCTCTTACGGCACGCCCGAGTGGGACGAGGCGCTGGACATCTTCAACCGCATGCTGGCCCCGGTAGTCCCGCACATCGCCGAGGAAATCTGGCATGAACGCGGGCAGCAGGGCAGCGTGCATGTGCAGTCCTGGCCCGCCACCGACGAGGCCGCCGCCGTGCGTGACACCGTGACCATCGGCGTGCAGGTGGGCGGGAAGGTACGTGGGCAGGTCAGTATTTCCAAAACCGCCACCCAGGACGAGGCGCTGGCCGCCGCCCGTGCCCAGCCGGACGTGGCCCGCTTCCTGGAGGGCAAGGCAGTGGTCAAGGAGATCTACGTGCCGGGGCGGATCATCAACATTGTGGTGAAGTAA
- a CDS encoding flagellar hook assembly protein FlgD: protein MSRPLLLTLALLGSTLAHAQVSVTDIPALPQGGASLPAATPAAAPAQGTPVTPPTVTTLPAVNPPLAQPHTARLEGPQTVQAGQANLWNVLLTNTGDRAISLQHGACDVRFEVVNAAGQVVRTTPKDAICTLQIVGTEVAPGQTGELQKIRWEGRNDQNQNVPAGTYTIRSVFNGDGVLIRPADLTITVR, encoded by the coding sequence ATGAGCAGACCCCTTCTTCTGACCCTGGCCCTGCTGGGCAGCACGCTGGCCCACGCGCAGGTCAGCGTCACTGACATTCCCGCCCTGCCCCAGGGTGGCGCATCCCTCCCCGCCGCGACTCCAGCTGCGGCCCCCGCCCAGGGCACTCCGGTGACGCCGCCCACCGTGACCACCCTGCCCGCCGTCAACCCGCCGCTGGCGCAGCCCCACACCGCCCGGCTGGAAGGCCCGCAGACCGTGCAGGCGGGACAGGCGAACCTGTGGAACGTCCTGCTGACCAACACGGGTGACAGGGCCATCAGCCTGCAACACGGCGCGTGTGACGTGCGCTTTGAGGTGGTCAACGCGGCGGGACAGGTCGTCCGCACTACCCCAAAGGACGCCATCTGCACGCTGCAGATCGTGGGGACCGAGGTGGCCCCTGGTCAGACCGGCGAGTTGCAGAAAATCCGCTGGGAAGGCAGGAACGATCAGAACCAGAATGTACCCGCCGGAACCTACACCATCCGCTCGGTGTTCAACGGCGACGGCGTGCTGATCCGCCCAGCCGACCTGACCATCACCGTGCGCTGA
- the crtI gene encoding phytoene desaturase family protein yields the protein MTPSSPPGNTEAAASRRKTALIIGSGIGGLSLGIRLQSLGFDTTILERLDAPGGRAYQKRTEDGYVFDMGPTVITVPHFIEELFALERDKGMLGEPDYPPHTLTDDARVKAGESGGPRTRDYVKLVPILPFYRIYFDDGTFFDYDGDPESTRRQISELAPEDLAGYERFHADARAIFERGFLELGYTHFGDMPSMLRVVPDLMRLDAVRTLFSFTSKYFQNPKMRQVFSFETLLVGGNPLSVPAIYAMIHFVEKTWGIHYAMGGTGALVRAFVQKFEELGGTLRLNAGVDEILVTNGRGQPVKRPIGKRTARGVRLEGSEELHADIVVSNGDWANTNLKRIPAAARLVNSDVRVKAARQSMSLLVIYFGFRDDPAHPLDLRHHNIILGPRYEELLTEIFGQKVLGQDFSQYLHVPTLTDPGLAPAGHHAAYTLVPVPHNASGLDWAVEGPQLVERIYTFLEERGYIPNLRERLTHSEFITPDYFEGTLDSYLGNAFGPEPVLIQSAYFRPHNRSEDIGNLYMVGAGAQPGGGTPSVMMSAKMTARLIADDFGIHRDVRDGVSEAAKETVREVAGATD from the coding sequence ATGACTCCCTCCTCTCCTCCCGGCAACACTGAAGCAGCCGCCAGCAGGCGCAAAACCGCCCTCATCATCGGCTCGGGCATCGGCGGGCTGTCGCTGGGCATCCGGCTGCAAAGTCTGGGCTTTGACACCACCATCTTGGAGCGCCTGGACGCGCCGGGGGGCCGCGCCTACCAGAAGCGCACCGAGGACGGCTACGTGTTCGACATGGGGCCGACGGTAATCACGGTGCCGCATTTCATCGAGGAACTGTTCGCCCTGGAACGTGACAAGGGCATGCTGGGCGAGCCGGACTACCCGCCCCACACGCTGACCGACGACGCCCGCGTCAAAGCCGGCGAGAGCGGCGGCCCGCGCACCCGCGACTATGTGAAACTGGTCCCGATCCTGCCTTTCTACCGGATTTATTTCGACGACGGCACATTCTTCGACTACGACGGCGATCCCGAAAGCACCCGCCGCCAGATCAGCGAACTCGCGCCGGAGGATCTGGCAGGCTACGAGCGCTTCCACGCCGACGCTCGCGCCATCTTTGAGCGCGGCTTTCTGGAACTGGGCTACACGCACTTTGGCGATATGCCGTCCATGCTGCGCGTCGTGCCGGACCTGATGCGGCTGGACGCTGTTCGCACGCTGTTCTCGTTTACCAGCAAGTATTTCCAGAATCCCAAGATGCGGCAGGTCTTTTCCTTCGAGACGCTGCTGGTGGGCGGTAACCCGCTGAGCGTTCCGGCCATCTACGCCATGATCCATTTCGTGGAAAAAACCTGGGGCATCCACTACGCGATGGGCGGAACCGGGGCGCTGGTACGGGCCTTCGTGCAGAAATTCGAGGAACTGGGCGGTACGCTTCGCCTGAACGCGGGCGTGGACGAGATTCTGGTCACGAACGGGCGCGGCCAGCCGGTCAAGCGGCCCATCGGCAAGCGGACGGCGCGCGGCGTGCGGCTGGAGGGCAGCGAGGAACTGCACGCCGACATCGTGGTCAGCAACGGCGACTGGGCCAACACCAATCTCAAACGCATTCCCGCCGCCGCCCGGCTGGTCAACAGCGACGTGCGCGTGAAGGCCGCCCGCCAGAGCATGAGCCTGCTGGTCATCTACTTCGGCTTCCGCGACGATCCCGCCCATCCGCTGGACCTGCGCCACCACAACATCATCCTGGGGCCGCGCTACGAGGAGCTGCTGACCGAGATCTTTGGGCAGAAGGTGCTGGGCCAGGACTTCAGCCAGTACCTGCATGTGCCGACGCTGACCGATCCCGGCCTCGCTCCGGCGGGGCACCACGCCGCCTACACCCTGGTTCCTGTGCCGCACAACGCCAGCGGCCTGGACTGGGCGGTGGAAGGGCCGCAGCTGGTAGAGCGCATCTACACCTTTCTGGAAGAACGCGGCTACATCCCGAACTTGCGCGAACGCCTGACCCACAGCGAGTTCATCACGCCCGACTACTTCGAGGGCACGCTGGACAGCTATCTGGGCAACGCCTTTGGCCCCGAACCCGTGCTGATCCAGAGCGCGTATTTCCGCCCGCACAACCGCTCGGAGGACATTGGCAACCTGTACATGGTGGGCGCGGGGGCACAGCCCGGCGGCGGCACCCCCAGCGTGATGATGTCGGCCAAGATGACGGCCCGCCTGATCGCCGATGACTTCGGGATTCACAGGGACGTGCGGGATGGCGTATCGGAAGCTGCCAAGGAGACGGTCAGGGAAGTGGCGGGTGCAACAGACTGA
- a CDS encoding SDR family NAD(P)-dependent oxidoreductase, with protein sequence MSNRLDGSVALVTGASSGIGEATALALAHEGAAVALVARRKDRLEKLAVQIKAAGGRALVLEADVTVREQAEDAVKRTVAELGRLDTVINNAGVMLLGPALDAPVEEWERMVDLNVQGLLYVTHAALPHLLQAAESGERRVADLINVSSVAGRVARSGSGVYNLTKFGVTAFSESLRQELTRRHVRVASVEPGAVETELADHLRPEIKEQAMKRFADMERLKSEDVADAVLYIVTRPRHVAINELLIRPTEQEG encoded by the coding sequence ATGTCCAATCGACTTGACGGCAGCGTGGCCCTGGTAACAGGCGCAAGCAGCGGCATCGGTGAGGCCACGGCGCTGGCTCTGGCCCATGAGGGCGCGGCGGTGGCGCTGGTGGCCCGCCGCAAGGACCGCCTGGAGAAACTGGCAGTCCAGATCAAGGCGGCGGGTGGCCGCGCCCTGGTGCTGGAGGCGGACGTGACCGTGCGCGAGCAGGCCGAGGACGCGGTGAAACGTACCGTGGCCGAGCTGGGCCGCCTGGACACCGTGATCAACAACGCGGGCGTGATGCTGCTGGGGCCTGCGCTGGACGCGCCCGTCGAGGAATGGGAGCGCATGGTGGACCTGAATGTGCAGGGGCTGCTGTACGTGACGCATGCGGCGCTGCCCCACCTGCTTCAGGCCGCAGAAAGTGGCGAGCGCCGGGTGGCCGATCTGATCAACGTTTCCTCGGTGGCGGGTCGGGTGGCGCGTTCGGGATCGGGGGTGTACAACCTGACCAAGTTTGGCGTGACGGCCTTTAGCGAATCGCTGCGCCAGGAGCTGACGCGGCGGCATGTGCGGGTGGCGAGTGTGGAGCCGGGGGCCGTGGAAACCGAACTGGCCGATCACCTGCGTCCGGAGATTAAAGAGCAGGCCATGAAGCGCTTCGCCGACATGGAGCGCCTGAAATCGGAAGACGTCGCCGACGCCGTGCTGTACATCGTGACCCGCCCACGCCACGTCGCCATCAACGAGCTGTTGATCCGCCCCACCGAGCAGGAGGGCTAG
- a CDS encoding aldo/keto reductase, giving the protein MRTIKLGTSDLDVPVVAVGMMRINTISRPEVETLIGTAMDHGANFFDHADIYGKGACEEIFADAVGMNSSVREGMILQSKCGIRDGMFDFSREHILASVDGILKRLKTEYLDILLLHRPDALVEPDEVAAAFDQLEQEGKVRYFGVSNQQPRQIELLKKSVRQPLLANQLQLSITNANMITQGFNVNMENDEAVNRDGGILDYCRLHDITIQPWSPFQFGFFEGVFLDNPKFPELNAKVNEIAAKYGVSNTTIAIAWILRHPAKMQPVTGTTTPQRLADCLKAADVHLTREEWYAILLAAGNTLP; this is encoded by the coding sequence ATGAGAACAATCAAACTCGGAACGAGTGACCTGGACGTGCCGGTGGTTGCTGTGGGCATGATGCGGATTAACACCATCAGTCGGCCGGAAGTGGAGACGCTGATCGGAACGGCCATGGACCACGGTGCGAACTTCTTTGACCACGCCGACATCTACGGCAAGGGCGCGTGCGAGGAAATTTTCGCCGACGCCGTGGGCATGAACAGCAGCGTGCGCGAAGGAATGATCCTGCAATCCAAGTGCGGCATCCGGGACGGCATGTTCGACTTTTCCAGGGAGCACATCCTGGCCTCGGTGGACGGCATCCTGAAGCGTCTCAAGACCGAGTACCTGGATATTCTGCTGCTGCATCGCCCCGACGCCCTTGTAGAGCCAGATGAGGTGGCCGCCGCCTTCGATCAGCTGGAGCAGGAAGGCAAGGTGCGGTACTTCGGCGTGTCCAACCAGCAGCCGCGCCAGATTGAGCTGCTTAAAAAGTCCGTCCGGCAGCCTCTGCTCGCCAATCAGCTTCAGCTGAGTATCACCAACGCCAACATGATCACGCAGGGCTTCAACGTCAACATGGAAAACGACGAGGCCGTGAACCGTGACGGCGGCATTCTGGACTACTGCCGCCTACACGACATCACCATCCAGCCGTGGTCGCCGTTCCAGTTCGGGTTTTTTGAGGGCGTGTTTCTGGACAATCCCAAATTCCCTGAATTGAACGCGAAGGTCAATGAGATCGCGGCGAAATACGGGGTCAGCAACACCACCATTGCGATTGCCTGGATTCTGCGCCACCCGGCCAAGATGCAGCCAGTGACGGGGACCACCACTCCGCAGCGCCTGGCCGATTGCCTCAAGGCTGCAGACGTTCACCTGACCCGCGAGGAGTGGTACGCGATCCTGCTGGCGGCGGGGAATACCCTGCCCTGA
- a CDS encoding methylmalonyl-CoA mutase family protein, which yields MKTKNEWMGSVYGPATQKFPERKYNFTNLSDMDPEPIYTADDLEGWDAERDLGYPGEFPYTRGVQPSVYRGKLWTMRMFAGFGSAEQTNERFHALLRAGQTGLSTAFDLPTLMGYDSDHHFSRGEVGKCGVAVSSLADMEILFQGIDPETVTTSMTINSPANAIWAMYIANAQKQGKDLNKIGGTIQNDILKEFIAQKEFIYPPAPSVKLVIDTFEWGPRIVPKWNFISVSGYHIREAGATGVQELAFTLADGFHYVEKALERGLDIDEFAPRISFFWDIHNDFFEEIAKLRAARRIWARQMRDRYGAKNPKSWMLRTHSQTAGVSLPAQQPLNNIARVAIQALAAVLGGTQSLHTDAFDEALALPTEEAATIALRTQQIIAYETGVAGVVDPLAGSYYVEKLTDDIERAAMGYIEQIRMMGGVEEGIDNGFFQLEMAEAAYRYQREVETKDRIIVGVNDFVQDAVEVPIQLIDPEVERVQEARLAQVRRERDPARVEQALADLRDTAVTGANSMPAFLECAHAYVTLGEQMDVLKTVYGEYVEPAVV from the coding sequence ATGAAGACGAAAAACGAGTGGATGGGCAGCGTCTACGGACCGGCCACGCAGAAATTTCCCGAGCGCAAGTACAACTTCACCAACCTGTCCGACATGGACCCGGAGCCGATCTACACGGCAGATGACCTGGAGGGCTGGGACGCGGAGCGCGATCTGGGCTATCCCGGCGAGTTTCCGTACACCCGCGGCGTGCAGCCCAGCGTGTACCGCGGCAAGCTGTGGACCATGCGGATGTTCGCGGGCTTTGGCAGCGCCGAGCAGACCAACGAGCGCTTTCACGCGCTGCTGCGGGCCGGGCAGACCGGCCTGTCCACCGCCTTCGATCTGCCCACGCTGATGGGCTACGACTCGGACCACCACTTTTCACGCGGCGAGGTGGGCAAGTGCGGGGTGGCGGTGAGTTCGCTGGCCGACATGGAGATTCTGTTTCAGGGCATCGATCCCGAAACCGTCACCACATCCATGACCATCAACAGCCCGGCCAACGCCATCTGGGCCATGTACATCGCCAACGCGCAGAAACAGGGCAAGGACCTGAACAAGATCGGCGGGACCATTCAGAACGACATCCTGAAGGAATTCATTGCCCAGAAGGAGTTCATCTACCCGCCCGCGCCCAGCGTGAAACTGGTGATCGACACCTTCGAGTGGGGGCCGCGCATTGTGCCCAAGTGGAACTTCATCTCGGTCAGCGGCTACCACATCCGCGAAGCCGGGGCGACCGGCGTGCAGGAATTGGCATTTACCCTGGCCGACGGCTTCCATTATGTGGAAAAGGCGCTGGAGCGCGGACTGGACATCGACGAGTTCGCGCCGCGCATCAGCTTTTTCTGGGACATCCACAATGACTTTTTCGAGGAAATTGCCAAGCTGCGGGCCGCGAGGCGAATCTGGGCGCGGCAGATGCGCGACCGCTACGGCGCGAAGAACCCTAAGTCGTGGATGCTGCGGACTCACTCCCAGACCGCCGGCGTCTCCCTGCCCGCGCAGCAGCCCCTGAACAACATTGCGCGCGTGGCGATTCAGGCGCTGGCCGCCGTTCTGGGCGGCACGCAGAGCCTGCACACCGACGCCTTTGACGAGGCGCTGGCCCTGCCCACCGAGGAGGCGGCCACCATCGCCCTGCGCACCCAGCAGATCATCGCCTACGAAACGGGCGTGGCCGGCGTGGTGGACCCGCTGGCCGGCAGCTATTACGTCGAGAAGCTGACCGACGACATCGAGCGGGCCGCGATGGGCTACATCGAGCAGATTCGCATGATGGGCGGCGTAGAGGAAGGCATTGACAACGGGTTCTTCCAGCTGGAGATGGCTGAGGCCGCCTACCGCTACCAGCGCGAGGTGGAAACCAAGGACCGCATCATCGTGGGCGTCAACGACTTCGTGCAGGACGCTGTGGAAGTGCCGATTCAGCTGATCGATCCCGAAGTGGAGCGGGTGCAGGAAGCGCGGCTGGCCCAGGTCCGGCGCGAGCGTGACCCGGCGCGGGTGGAACAGGCGCTGGCCGACCTGCGCGACACCGCCGTCACTGGGGCCAACTCCATGCCTGCCTTCCTGGAATGTGCCCACGCCTACGTCACGCTGGGCGAGCAGATGGACGTGCTCAAGACCGTGTATGGCGAATACGTGGAACCTGCGGTCGTTTAA
- a CDS encoding DUF4259 domain-containing protein: MDIWGTGPFENEAGAAFADEVVQDGAFALAEAFDVALDPDTDFLAAEEGWRTLAAAEILAAALDGDTLNLVSARLRVWVQEATRRTSPRCATWRVMPWTASWVRTARCRTCGPTAPRPTNGWAQHRPCGRGWTVEKMNRGSSPTVHFQLSP; this comes from the coding sequence ATGGACATTTGGGGCACGGGACCGTTTGAAAACGAGGCGGGGGCGGCTTTCGCCGATGAAGTGGTGCAGGACGGCGCGTTCGCCCTGGCCGAGGCTTTCGACGTGGCACTGGACCCCGACACGGATTTTCTGGCCGCCGAGGAAGGCTGGCGCACCCTGGCCGCCGCCGAGATTCTGGCCGCGGCCCTTGACGGCGACACCCTGAACCTTGTCAGCGCCCGGCTGCGGGTCTGGGTGCAGGAAGCGACCCGGCGGACCTCGCCCCGCTGCGCGACGTGGCGCGTGATGCCGTGGACCGCGTCGTGGGTCCGGACAGCGAGGTGCCGGACCTGTGGGCCGACAGCGCCGAGGCCGACGAATGGCTGGGCGCAGCACAGACCCTGCGGGCGCGGCTGGACGGTTGAAAAAATGAACCGTGGGAGCAGCCCCACGGTTCATTTCCAACTGAGTCCTTAA
- the ispG gene encoding flavodoxin-dependent (E)-4-hydroxy-3-methylbut-2-enyl-diphosphate synthase encodes MMPRRQTVTANVGGVLIGSAHPVVVQSMTNTDTANAEATAIQVAQLARAGSELVRVTVNTREAAAAVPELIARLEEVGLSVPIVGDFHYNGHILLREFPETARLLAKYRINPGNVGAGQHHDANFATMIEVAKEFDKPVRIGVNWGSLDQQVLARLMDANAAKGSPKSGTDVMIDAMVVSALESAAYAEELGLAHDKILISVKVSSAPELWQVYRQLAGLCDYPLHLGLTEAGMGMKGIVASSVALAPLLNEGIGDTIRVSLTPEPGASRKLEVEVAQQILQSLGIRQFLPQVTSCPGCGRTTSVFFQELAQKIQDYIRDTMPDWKARYPGVEEMQVAVMGCIVNGPGESKHANIGISLPGTGEDPRAPVYQDGRLLKTLKGPRIAEEFQELLEAYVERRYGNAVPSA; translated from the coding sequence ATGATGCCCCGTCGCCAGACCGTCACCGCCAACGTGGGAGGCGTGTTGATCGGCAGCGCCCACCCCGTCGTCGTGCAGAGCATGACCAACACCGATACCGCCAACGCTGAGGCCACCGCCATTCAGGTGGCGCAGCTGGCCCGCGCGGGCAGCGAACTGGTGCGCGTGACCGTCAACACCCGTGAAGCTGCCGCCGCCGTGCCCGAGCTGATCGCCCGACTGGAGGAGGTGGGCCTGAGCGTGCCTATCGTGGGCGACTTCCACTACAACGGCCACATCCTGCTGCGCGAGTTCCCCGAAACGGCCCGCCTGCTGGCCAAGTACCGCATCAACCCTGGGAACGTGGGGGCCGGACAGCACCACGACGCCAATTTCGCCACCATGATCGAGGTGGCAAAAGAGTTTGATAAACCCGTTCGCATCGGCGTGAACTGGGGCAGCCTGGACCAGCAGGTGCTGGCGCGGCTGATGGATGCCAACGCGGCGAAGGGCAGCCCAAAATCCGGCACTGACGTGATGATTGACGCGATGGTGGTCTCGGCTCTGGAAAGTGCCGCCTACGCCGAGGAACTGGGCCTGGCCCACGACAAGATCCTGATCTCGGTGAAGGTGTCCAGTGCGCCCGAGTTGTGGCAGGTCTACCGCCAGCTGGCTGGGTTGTGCGACTACCCGCTGCATCTGGGCCTGACCGAGGCGGGCATGGGGATGAAGGGCATCGTGGCCTCGTCGGTGGCCCTCGCGCCGCTGCTGAACGAGGGGATTGGCGACACCATCCGCGTCAGCCTCACGCCCGAGCCCGGCGCCTCGCGCAAGCTGGAAGTGGAGGTGGCGCAGCAGATCCTGCAAAGCCTGGGCATCCGCCAGTTCCTGCCGCAGGTGACCAGTTGCCCCGGCTGCGGGCGCACCACCTCCGTTTTCTTTCAGGAACTGGCCCAGAAGATTCAGGACTACATCCGCGACACCATGCCCGACTGGAAGGCCAGGTATCCCGGCGTGGAGGAGATGCAGGTGGCCGTCATGGGCTGCATCGTCAACGGCCCCGGCGAGAGCAAGCACGCCAACATCGGCATCAGCCTGCCCGGCACGGGGGAAGACCCGCGCGCCCCGGTGTATCAGGACGGCAGGCTCCTCAAGACCCTCAAAGGCCCCCGCATTGCCGAGGAGTTTCAGGAACTGCTTGAGGCGTATGTGGAGCGGCGGTATGGGAATGCCGTTCCGTCAGCCTGA